The window AGATGAACTACGACCAGATCGACGCTCCCACCGAGGGAGAGAAGATCACGTTCGACGAGGAGTCCGGTCTCGACGTCCCCGACAACCCCATCATCCCCATCATCTACGGGGACGGCATCGGAAAAGACGTCGCGCCCGTCGCGCAGGACGTACTGAGCGCCGCCGCGGAAGCGACCGGCCGCGACATCAACTGGTTCCGACTGTACGCCGGTGAGTCCGCGCGCGAGAAGTACGACGAGAACCTCCCCGAGGACACCGTACAGGCCCTCAAGGACTACCGCGTCTCCATCAAGGGCCCGCTCACGACGCCCGTCGGCGCGGGCTTCCGCTCGCTGAACGTCGCGCTCCGCAAGAAGCTCGACCTCTACACGAACATGCGGCCGACCTACTACCTCGACGGCGTCCCCTCCCCCGTCTCCGACCCCGAGGAGATGGACATGGTGAACTTCCGCGAGAACACGGAGGACGTCTACGCCGGCATCGAGTGGGAAGCCGGCACCGAGGACGTCGAACAGGTTCGCGAGTTCGTCGAGGACGAGATGGGCTTCGACTCCACCATCTACGACGGTCCCGTCGGCATCGGCATCAAGCCCATCAGCGAGTTCGGCACGAAGCGCCTCGTCCGGCAGGCCATCGAGTACGCCATCGAGAACGACCGTGACTCCGTCACGCTCGTCCACAAGGGCAACATCATGAAGTTCACCGAGGGCGCGTTCCGCGACTGGGGCTACGAACTCGCCGAGGAGGAGTTCCCCGAGCAGACCATCGACGAGGACACCCTCTGGGAGGAGTACGACGGCGACGCCCCCGAGGACGTTGTCGTCGTCAAAGACCGCATCGCGGACAACATGCTCCAGCAGCTCCTCACGCGCACGACGAACTACGACGTGCTCGCGATGCCGAACCTCAACGGCGACTACCTCAGCGACGCCGCGGGCGCCCAGATCGGCGGCCTCGGCATCGCGCCCGGCGCGAACATCGGCGACGGCCGCTTCCTCGCGGAGCCCGTCCACGGCAGCGCCCCCAAGCACGCCGGCAAGGACAAGGCGAACCCGAGCGCGATTATCCTGTCCGGGAAGATCATGCTCGAACACATCGGCTGGCAGGACGCCGCGGATCTCGTCCACGACGCCGTCGAACAGCAGATCTCCTCGAAGCGCGTCACCTACGACCTCGAACGCCAGGTCGAGGGCGGCGAGAAGCTCGCGGCCAGCGAGTACGCCGAGGAAATCATCGAGCGCATCCACGAGCTGGCGTAAGCGACTCGTGGGTTAGCTGGAACTCGTTTCCAGTGCAATTCACGAGCTGGCGTAAGCGACTCGGAGGTAGCGGCGTCGACTACGACGGCCCCGTTTTTCTTGAGGCTCGGTCGCGTAGTCGTGCGTGTGAGTGAGGACGATGTCTTCGAGGACGTTCCCGGTATCGAGGAGGATCTGGCGCGCGCCGAACAGCAGTTGACGGTGCGCGTGGAGCGCCGGACGTACGACAAGCCGGTGACGATAGTCGAGGGGTTCGAGGACGAGTCCGTGGATCGCTCCGACCTCGCGTCCGAGCTGAAGTCGAACCTGGGCGCGGGCGGGACGGTGAACGACGGCGCTATCGAGGTGCAGGGCGACCACGCGGAGCGCGTGCGGGAGCTACTGGAAGACCGCGGATTCTCAGTCGAGGCGTAGGCCGGTCGGACGCGCTCTCGCTGGCGGGGGCCTCCCGTTCGTGGGCGGTCGCGATTTCGCGGGCGATTTCCAGGCCGCTACGCTCTCCAGTCGGGGTTCTCTCGCGGCGGACTGAACACGTCGATACCGTCAACGGGCGTGTCCCCGACGGATCGCGCGGCGTGCGGTTCGTCGGCCGGAATCACGTACGATTCGCCCGTCGTCACCACGTGCTCCTCGCCGTCCACCTCGAACGCGAGCGAACCGTCGTACACGAACCCCACCTGCTCGTGGCGGTGGCTGTGCTCGGGCACGCTCGCGCCCGGCTGGATGTGGAAGTGCTGGACGCTCATGTTCTCGCCCGCGGAGAGTTCAGCGAGGTAGACGCCCTCGACGGCTTCGACGATACGTTCCGCGGACAGGTCGTGTGTCTCCATACCGCCTCTCACTGCGCGACGCACAAAACAGTTCGAGTAAAGTATCTGCCCCTGTGGTGTCGCGTATGGACGCACCCCACTACGTCGTGAACGCGGAGGCGGCCGTCCACCGCGACGGCGAGTACCTGCTCGTCGAACGCGCCGCCGCGGAGGAACACGGCGCGGGCGCGCTCGCGCTCGTCGGCGGGAAGGTCGAAGTCACCGAGGGACGCGAGGTGCTCGAAGCGACGGTTCGCCGCGAGGTCGCGGAGGAGGTCGGCGTCACCGTCGGCTCGATGGAGTACGTGACGAACAGCGCGTTCGAGACGCCGGACGACCGCGTCGTCAACACCGTGTTTCTCGCGGAGTACGACGCCGGAACCGCCCGTGTCCGCGACCCCGAGGAGGTCGCGGCGGTCCACTGGCTCAGTCCGGCGGAGGTGCGCGACCACCCGGACGCGCCCCAGTTCACCGCCGACTACGTCGACGCCGTCGAGGCCCACAGGGTCGAGCGTCAGTCCTAACGTTCAAACCCCGCGGGGGCGGAGTTCTGTGCGTGTACGCCGTCGTCGGCTGCAGCGAGTGCAGCGCGCTCTGGATACTCGAAGGCCGCCCCGAGACCACGGAGTGCCCGCGATGCGGCTCCACGCGGCAGTTCTCGAAGCGCCGGAAGTTCGTCACGACGGAGGACGAAGACCACGCCCGCGAGGTGCGGTCGTCGATGCTCGCGAACCGCTCCGGGTACGGGGACGCGTTCGCCGACCTCGACTCCTTCAGCGAGATGGACGCCGCCACGGACGAGGCCGTCGTGTCCGACGACGAGTACCTCGAAGCCGCCGGCATCGACCCCGACGAGGTCGCGGCGGCCGGCGAACGCGCCGACTCCGGCGGGAGCGGCGGGTCGGTGAGCAAGAAGGAGCGCGTCCGCGAGGCGGTTCGCGAACTCGACCAGCCCACCGAGGACGACATCGTCGCGTACTGCGGAGAACACGGCGTGGGCGCGGAGTACGCGCGCCGGACGCTCGAAAAGCTCGCGCGCTCGGGCGAGGTCTCGGAGAGCCGCGGCGTCTATCGACTGCTCTGACTACGTAACAAGCGGGAACGTCGCTGCACCCCAGGCAACGAGGCCGGCGAAGTAGACGGCGAACACGACGCGGCTGGCGATCGGGAGCGCGTCCGGCCGGTACTGCGTCGGGTTCCCGCCGCCGAACCCCGTTTCAGCGGCGGTGCTCGCGGTGTCGACGCCCACGTCCGTCCGGCCGAGCGAGAACGCCACGAGG is drawn from Salarchaeum sp. JOR-1 and contains these coding sequences:
- a CDS encoding NUDIX domain-containing protein, translated to MDAPHYVVNAEAAVHRDGEYLLVERAAAEEHGAGALALVGGKVEVTEGREVLEATVRREVAEEVGVTVGSMEYVTNSAFETPDDRVVNTVFLAEYDAGTARVRDPEEVAAVHWLSPAEVRDHPDAPQFTADYVDAVEAHRVERQS
- the icd gene encoding isocitrate dehydrogenase (NADP(+)), giving the protein MNYDQIDAPTEGEKITFDEESGLDVPDNPIIPIIYGDGIGKDVAPVAQDVLSAAAEATGRDINWFRLYAGESAREKYDENLPEDTVQALKDYRVSIKGPLTTPVGAGFRSLNVALRKKLDLYTNMRPTYYLDGVPSPVSDPEEMDMVNFRENTEDVYAGIEWEAGTEDVEQVREFVEDEMGFDSTIYDGPVGIGIKPISEFGTKRLVRQAIEYAIENDRDSVTLVHKGNIMKFTEGAFRDWGYELAEEEFPEQTIDEDTLWEEYDGDAPEDVVVVKDRIADNMLQQLLTRTTNYDVLAMPNLNGDYLSDAAGAQIGGLGIAPGANIGDGRFLAEPVHGSAPKHAGKDKANPSAIILSGKIMLEHIGWQDAADLVHDAVEQQISSKRVTYDLERQVEGGEKLAASEYAEEIIERIHELA
- a CDS encoding cupin domain-containing protein; protein product: METHDLSAERIVEAVEGVYLAELSAGENMSVQHFHIQPGASVPEHSHRHEQVGFVYDGSLAFEVDGEEHVVTTGESYVIPADEPHAARSVGDTPVDGIDVFSPPRENPDWRA
- a CDS encoding translation initiation factor, with the protein product MSEDDVFEDVPGIEEDLARAEQQLTVRVERRTYDKPVTIVEGFEDESVDRSDLASELKSNLGAGGTVNDGAIEVQGDHAERVRELLEDRGFSVEA
- a CDS encoding DUF5817 domain-containing protein encodes the protein MYAVVGCSECSALWILEGRPETTECPRCGSTRQFSKRRKFVTTEDEDHAREVRSSMLANRSGYGDAFADLDSFSEMDAATDEAVVSDDEYLEAAGIDPDEVAAAGERADSGGSGGSVSKKERVREAVRELDQPTEDDIVAYCGEHGVGAEYARRTLEKLARSGEVSESRGVYRLL